One window of Cygnus olor isolate bCygOlo1 chromosome 28, bCygOlo1.pri.v2, whole genome shotgun sequence genomic DNA carries:
- the RPS27 gene encoding 40S ribosomal protein S27: MPLAKDLLHPSPEEEKRKHKKKRLVQSPNSYFMDVKCPGCYKITTVFSHAQTVVLCVGCSTVLCQPTGGKARLTEGCSFRRKQH, encoded by the exons ATGCCC CTGGCCAAGGACCTGCTGCACCCGTCCCCCGAGGAGGAGAAGCGGAAGCACAAGAAGAAGCGCCTGGTGCAGAGCCCCAACTCCTACTTCATGGACGTCAAGTGCCCCG GGTGCTACAAGATCACCACGGTGTTCAGCCACGCGCAGACCGTCGTGCTGTGCGTCGGCTGCTCCACCGTGCTGTGCCAGCCCACCGGCGGCAAGGCGAGGCTCACAGAAG gatgCTCCTTCAGGCGAAAGCAGCACTAA
- the JTB gene encoding protein JTB, with protein MGPGGPRGWALLAALGALGLGLRAAAAMAAGEERRSASPTQATPCWRVEDFVVAQECGRCSSFQAKTVPECGPTGFVERISCAASKRDEFKSCRSAVMEAHVFWRFVGTMMCVAAVFAVLVVCRQRVLDRKALEKVRKQIESI; from the exons ATGGGCCCGGGCGGGCCGCGGGGCTGGGCGCTGCTGGCGGCGCTGGGCGCGCTGGGCCTCGGCCTGCG ggcggcggcggcgatggCGGCGGGCGAGGAGCGGCGCTCGG CGAGCCCCACGCAGGCCACGCCGTGCTGGCGGGTGGAGGACTTCGTGGTGGCGCAGGAGTGCGGCCGCTGCTCCAGCTTCCAGGCG AAGACGGTCCCGGAGTGCGGCCCCACCGGCTTCGTGGAGCGCATCAGCTGCGCCGCCTCCAAGCGGGACGAGTTCAAGAG CTGCCGCTCGGCGGTGATGGAGGCGCACGTCTTCTGGAGGTTCGTGGGCACCATGATGTGCGTGGCGGCCGTCTTCGCCGTGCTGGTGGTGTGCCGCCAGCGCGTGCTGGACAGGAAGGCGCTGGAGAAGGTGCGCAAGCAGATCGAGTCCATCTAG
- the CRTC2 gene encoding CREB-regulated transcription coactivator 2 isoform X1: protein MAAAGAGAGPGPGAGSSAGAGASNPRKFSEKIALQKQRQAEETAAFEEVMMEICSTRLQAQKLRLAHSRGPYYSGSLPNVNQIGSGVSDFQGPLHSPLDSTRSTRHHGLVERVQRDPRRMMSPLRRYVRQIDSSPYGPTYLSPPPEPSWRRTMPWGNFPMEKGHLFRLPSALNRTNSDSALHTSVMNPAPQDAYLGPSQGAPPPGRRGGFLDGDADSKVFLFQVPPIEEGFDDNKHSLKPWDTKKLSSSSARPRSCEVPGIHIFPSPDQPANVPLIPSALNTGGSLPDLTNLHFPSPLPTPLDPDESAYPSLSGGSSTSNLANTMTHLGISGGMGLGTGYDSPGLTSPMQSSLSNPSLQSSLSNPNLQASLRSPSLQSSLSNPSLQSSQSSSSIPSSLSNQSLPSSLSSSLSNPSLPTSPRSQPMQSSPSNPSLPSGLSASSYPMVQASISTSPRRRVPLSPLTLPMGGDSRRQHPKQFSPTMSPTLSSITQGVPLDTSKLPADQRLPPYSYSQPGLILPSQPQPGQKTLHQPPQQPPLPPAPPARPPGPPGAAAQRPYAPQYQPDASLQHPPLGQPLGDFGIGSFEQFGMGESPTGNSGAFPEELGSLYPPGESYDPHVLNRQNLSNCGRHGPVPNIILTGDSPPGISKEIATALAGVPGFEVEAAALGLEEDLKIEPLSLDGLNMLSDPYALLTDPAVEDSFRTDRLQ, encoded by the exons atggcggcggcgggcgcgggggccgggcccgggcccggtGCGGGTTCCTCGGCCGGCGCCGGGGCCTCGAACCCGCGGAAGTTCAGCGAGAAAATCGCGCTGCAGAAGCAGCGGCAGGCGGAGGAGACGGCGGCCTTCGAGGAGGTGATgatggagatctgctccacacGG CTGCAGGCGCAGAAGCTGAGGCTGGCGCACAGCCGGGGCCCCTACTACAGCGGCTCGCTGCCCAACGTCAACCAGATCGGCAGCGGCGTCTCCGACTTCCAG GGCCCCTTGCACTCGCCGCTGGACTCGACGCGCAGCACGCGGCACCACGGCCTGGTGGAGCGGGTGCAGCGGGACCCGCGCCGGATGATGTCCCCCCTGCGCCGATACGTGCGCCAG ATCGACAGCTCGCCCTACGGCCCCACCTACCTGTCGCCCCCGCCGGAGCCCAGCTGGAGGAG GACCATGCCCTGGGGGAACTTCCCCATGGAGAAGGGACATCTGTTCAGGCTGCCGTCCGCTCTCAACAG AACAAATTCCGACTCGGCGCTGCACACGAGCGTGATGAACCCGGCCCCGCAGGACGCCTACCTGGGCCCCTCGCAgggcgccccgccgcccggccgccgcggCG gttttctggACGGGGACGCGGACAGTAAAG tgtttcttttccaagtgCCTCCCATCGAAGAGGGCTTCGACGACAACAAGCACTCGCTGAAGCCCTGGGACACCAAGAAG CTCTCCTCGTCCTCGGCCCGGCCGCGCTCCTGCGAAGTCCCTGGGATCCA catCTTCCCATCCCCGGACCAGCCTGCCAACGTCCCCCTCATCCCCTCGGCCCTCAACACGGGGGGCTCGCTCCCCGACCTCACCAACCTGCACTTCCCCTCGCCGCTGCCCACCCCGCTCGACCCGGACGAGAGCGCCTACCCCAGCCTGAgcgggggcagcagcaccagcaacCTGGCCAACACCATGACGCACCTGGGCATCAGCGGCggcatggggctgggcaccGGCTACGACTCGCCAG GACTTACCTCACCTATGCAGAGCTCCCTGAGTAACCCGTCCCTGCAGTCCTCGCTTAGCAATCCCAACCTCCAGGCCTCCCTGCGCAGCCCCTCGCTCCAGTCCTCCCTCAGCAACCCCTCGCTGCAGTcctcccagagcagctcctccatcccctcctcGCTCTCCAACCAGTCCCTGCCCTCCTCGCTCTCCTCCTCGCTCAGCAACCCCTCGCTGCCCACGTCCCCCCGCAGCCAGCCCATGCAGTCCTCCCCCAGCAACCCCAGCCTGCCCTCCGGCTTGAGCGCCTCCTCCTACCCCATGGTGCAGGCGTCCATAAGCACCTCGCCCCGCCGACGGGTCCCGCTCAGCCCCCTCACCCTCCCAATGGGTGGCGACTCCAGGAGGCAGCACCCCAAACAGTTCTCACCAACAATGTCACCCACATTGTCCTCCATCACCCAG GGGGTGCCCCTGGACACCAGCAAGCTGCCGGCCGACCAGCGCCTCCCGCCGTACTCCTACAGCCAGCCCGGCCTCATCCTGCCGTCCCAGCCGCAGCCCGGGCAGAAAACCCTGCaccagcccccccagcagccgcctctgcccccagccccgccggcgcggccccccggcccccccggcgcGGCCGCCCAGCGCCCCTACGCCCCCCAGTACCAGCCTGAcgcctccctgcagcacccgcCGCTGGGGCAGCCGCTGGGCGACTTCGGCATCGGCAGC TTCGAGCAGTTCGGCATGGGGGAGAGCCCCACGGGCAACAGCGGCGCCTTCCCCGAGGAGCTGGGGTCGCTGTACCCCCCCGGCGAGAGCTACGACCCCCACGTCCTCAACCGGCAGAACCTGAGCAACTGCGGCCGCCACGGCCCCGTCCCCAACATCATCCTCACCG
- the RAB13 gene encoding ras-related protein Rab-13, translated as MAKAYDHLFKLLLIGDSGVGKTCLIIRFAEDNFTSTYISTIGIDFKIRTVEIDGKKIKLQVWDTAGQERFKTITTAYYRGAVGIILVYDITDEKSFENIQNWMKSIKENASAGVERLLIGNKCDMESKRKVQRDAAEKLAKEHGIRFFETSAKSSVNVEEAFSTLARDILQKSARRAVPSTAATAGSLPEPSAPRRGSSRCQLL; from the exons ATGGCCAAGGCGTACGACCACCTCTTCAAGCTGCTGCTCATCGGGGACAGCGGCGTGGGCAAGACGTGCCTCATCATCCGCTTCGCCGAGGACAACTTCACCAGCACCTACATCTCCACCATCG gcATCGACTTCAAAATCCGGACGGTGGAAATCGATGGGAAGAAGATCAAGCTGCAGGTCTG GGACACGGCGGGGCAGGAGCGCTTCAAAACCATCACGACAGCCTATTACCGCGGGGCCGTG GGCATCATCCTGGTGTACGACATCACGGATGAGAAATCCTTCGAGAACATCCAGAACTGGATGAAGAGCATCAAGGAG aacgcgtctgccgGCGTCGAGCGGCTCCTCATCGGCAACAAGTGCGACATGGAGAGCAAGCGCAAAGTGCAGCGGGATGCCGCCGAGAAG CTGGCCAAGGAGCACGGGATCCGCTTCTTCGAGACCAGCGCCAAGTCCAGCGTGAACGTGGAGGAG gCCTTCAGCACGCTGGCGCGGGACATCCTGCAGAAATCGGCTCGCCGAGCG GTCCCGAGCACCGCCGCCACTGCCGGCTCGCTGCCGGAGCCCAGCGCCCCGCGGCGGGGCAGCTCCAGGTGCCAGCTGCTGTAG
- the CREB3L4 gene encoding cyclic AMP-responsive element-binding protein 3-like protein 4 — MSREREGSGRGGTGTGLGTGRGRDRGRDRAEGQPDRDRDRDRDRDRDRDRDRDRDRDRAGRSAPVRTGPSPRSRWARPWPRTRCAAPPGPPPRSPQDPPPGDGEQPEEPPPATVYEVVCSAGTPAHGGVTIQLDWLPPTLLPPESCVIAALPTLPLPTPTLPVLLLSEEEKRLLAQEGVTLPGSLPLTKQAEERVLKKVRRKIRNKQLAQDSRRRKKEYLDGLESRVASCSAQNQELHRKVRELEQRNGSLLSQLQALQALIKQTSNKAAQTSTCVLILLLSLVLILFPSYSPFCWGRGGRRDPQQPTGALPSAPRPCSDLQAHPDPRGAAATAWRSPGDVVAAGRAGGCSGERCQGGARGQDGPPRQGAGHKLLRPGSPRGSEGSAVAAGRSGGSKTGTRGRDVTATGERPRFGGREPHWDGGGQSGAPPPCPRQGRWVHPTHSAGEGSSALAGSSR; from the exons ATGtccc GGGAACGGGAAGGGAGCGGGAGGGGCGGGACGGGAACGGGGCTGGGAACGGGAAGGGGAAGGGACCGCGGCCGGGACCGGGCGGAGGGACAGCCcgaccgggaccgggaccgggaccgggaccgggaccgggaccgggaccgggaccgggaccgggaccgggaccgggcaGGACGGAGCGCACCGGTCCG GACGGGACCCAGCCCGAGGAGCCGCTGGGCCCGGCCGTGGCCCCGGACGAGGTgtgcggccccccccggcccccccccccgcagcccccaggacccccccccgggggaCGGGGAGCAGCCGgaggagcccccccccgccaccgTCTACGAGGTGGTCTGCAGCGCCGGGACCCCCGCGCACGGCGGGGTCACCATCCAGCTGg actgGCTGCCCCCCACGCTGCTGCCCCCCGAGTCCTGCGTCATCGCCGCGCTGCccaccctgcccctgcccacccccacG CTCCCAGTCCTGCTGCTGTCGGAGGAGGAGAAGCGGCTGCTGGCGCAGGAGGGGGTGACGCTGCCCGGCTCCCTGCCCCTCACCAAG CAGGCTGAGGAGCGCGTCCTGAAGAAGGTGCGGAGGAAGATCCGGAACAAGCAGTTGGCGCAGGACAGCCGCCGGAGGAAGAAGGAGTACCTGGACGGGCTGGAGAgcag GGTGGCCTCGTGCTCGGCGCAGAACCAGGAGCTGCACAGGAAGGTTCGGGAGCTGGAGCAGCGCAACGG GTCCTTGCTGAGCCAGCTGCAGGCGCTCCAGGCTCTCATCAAGCAGACGTCCAACAAAGCCGCCCAGACCAGCACCTGCGTCCTG atcctgctcctctccctggtGCTCATCCTCTTCCCCAGCTACAGCCCCTTctgctggggccgggggggccgccgGGACCCCCAGCAGCCCACGGGAG ccctgcccagtgCTCCCCGTCCCTGCAGTGATCTCCAGGCACATCCTGACCCGCGCGGAGCCGCCGCCACCGCCTGGAGAAGCCCCGGCGACGTGGTGGCAGCTGGaagagctgggggctgcagcggAGAACGGTGCCAAGGGGGGGCACGAGGACAGGACGGGCCCCCCCGGCAGGGAGCCGGGCACAAACTCCTCAGGCCGGGCTCCCCCAGGGGATCCGAGGGCTCAGCCGTGGCTGCGGGACGCAGCGGCGGCAGCAAAACAGGCACACGGGGACGAGATGTGACAGCCACCGGGGAACGGCCCCGCTTTGGGGGCCGGGAGCCACACTGGGACGGGGGGGGGCAGTCGGGGGCCCCCCCACCATGCCCCAGGCAGGGGCGCTGGGTGCACCCCACGCACAGCGCAGGGGAAGGGAGCTCTGCGCTCGCAGGCAGCTCCCGGTGA
- the CRTC2 gene encoding CREB-regulated transcription coactivator 2 isoform X2 yields the protein MAAAGAGAGPGPGAGSSAGAGASNPRKFSEKIALQKQRQAEETAAFEEVMMEICSTRLQAQKLRLAHSRGPYYSGSLPNVNQIGSGVSDFQGPLHSPLDSTRSTRHHGLVERVQRDPRRMMSPLRRYVRQIDSSPYGPTYLSPPPEPSWRRTMPWGNFPMEKGHLFRLPSALNRTNSDSALHTSVMNPAPQDAYLGPSQGAPPPGRRGGFLDGDADSKVPPIEEGFDDNKHSLKPWDTKKLSSSSARPRSCEVPGIHIFPSPDQPANVPLIPSALNTGGSLPDLTNLHFPSPLPTPLDPDESAYPSLSGGSSTSNLANTMTHLGISGGMGLGTGYDSPGLTSPMQSSLSNPSLQSSLSNPNLQASLRSPSLQSSLSNPSLQSSQSSSSIPSSLSNQSLPSSLSSSLSNPSLPTSPRSQPMQSSPSNPSLPSGLSASSYPMVQASISTSPRRRVPLSPLTLPMGGDSRRQHPKQFSPTMSPTLSSITQGVPLDTSKLPADQRLPPYSYSQPGLILPSQPQPGQKTLHQPPQQPPLPPAPPARPPGPPGAAAQRPYAPQYQPDASLQHPPLGQPLGDFGIGSFEQFGMGESPTGNSGAFPEELGSLYPPGESYDPHVLNRQNLSNCGRHGPVPNIILTGDSPPGISKEIATALAGVPGFEVEAAALGLEEDLKIEPLSLDGLNMLSDPYALLTDPAVEDSFRTDRLQ from the exons atggcggcggcgggcgcgggggccgggcccgggcccggtGCGGGTTCCTCGGCCGGCGCCGGGGCCTCGAACCCGCGGAAGTTCAGCGAGAAAATCGCGCTGCAGAAGCAGCGGCAGGCGGAGGAGACGGCGGCCTTCGAGGAGGTGATgatggagatctgctccacacGG CTGCAGGCGCAGAAGCTGAGGCTGGCGCACAGCCGGGGCCCCTACTACAGCGGCTCGCTGCCCAACGTCAACCAGATCGGCAGCGGCGTCTCCGACTTCCAG GGCCCCTTGCACTCGCCGCTGGACTCGACGCGCAGCACGCGGCACCACGGCCTGGTGGAGCGGGTGCAGCGGGACCCGCGCCGGATGATGTCCCCCCTGCGCCGATACGTGCGCCAG ATCGACAGCTCGCCCTACGGCCCCACCTACCTGTCGCCCCCGCCGGAGCCCAGCTGGAGGAG GACCATGCCCTGGGGGAACTTCCCCATGGAGAAGGGACATCTGTTCAGGCTGCCGTCCGCTCTCAACAG AACAAATTCCGACTCGGCGCTGCACACGAGCGTGATGAACCCGGCCCCGCAGGACGCCTACCTGGGCCCCTCGCAgggcgccccgccgcccggccgccgcggCG gttttctggACGGGGACGCGGACAGTAAAG tgCCTCCCATCGAAGAGGGCTTCGACGACAACAAGCACTCGCTGAAGCCCTGGGACACCAAGAAG CTCTCCTCGTCCTCGGCCCGGCCGCGCTCCTGCGAAGTCCCTGGGATCCA catCTTCCCATCCCCGGACCAGCCTGCCAACGTCCCCCTCATCCCCTCGGCCCTCAACACGGGGGGCTCGCTCCCCGACCTCACCAACCTGCACTTCCCCTCGCCGCTGCCCACCCCGCTCGACCCGGACGAGAGCGCCTACCCCAGCCTGAgcgggggcagcagcaccagcaacCTGGCCAACACCATGACGCACCTGGGCATCAGCGGCggcatggggctgggcaccGGCTACGACTCGCCAG GACTTACCTCACCTATGCAGAGCTCCCTGAGTAACCCGTCCCTGCAGTCCTCGCTTAGCAATCCCAACCTCCAGGCCTCCCTGCGCAGCCCCTCGCTCCAGTCCTCCCTCAGCAACCCCTCGCTGCAGTcctcccagagcagctcctccatcccctcctcGCTCTCCAACCAGTCCCTGCCCTCCTCGCTCTCCTCCTCGCTCAGCAACCCCTCGCTGCCCACGTCCCCCCGCAGCCAGCCCATGCAGTCCTCCCCCAGCAACCCCAGCCTGCCCTCCGGCTTGAGCGCCTCCTCCTACCCCATGGTGCAGGCGTCCATAAGCACCTCGCCCCGCCGACGGGTCCCGCTCAGCCCCCTCACCCTCCCAATGGGTGGCGACTCCAGGAGGCAGCACCCCAAACAGTTCTCACCAACAATGTCACCCACATTGTCCTCCATCACCCAG GGGGTGCCCCTGGACACCAGCAAGCTGCCGGCCGACCAGCGCCTCCCGCCGTACTCCTACAGCCAGCCCGGCCTCATCCTGCCGTCCCAGCCGCAGCCCGGGCAGAAAACCCTGCaccagcccccccagcagccgcctctgcccccagccccgccggcgcggccccccggcccccccggcgcGGCCGCCCAGCGCCCCTACGCCCCCCAGTACCAGCCTGAcgcctccctgcagcacccgcCGCTGGGGCAGCCGCTGGGCGACTTCGGCATCGGCAGC TTCGAGCAGTTCGGCATGGGGGAGAGCCCCACGGGCAACAGCGGCGCCTTCCCCGAGGAGCTGGGGTCGCTGTACCCCCCCGGCGAGAGCTACGACCCCCACGTCCTCAACCGGCAGAACCTGAGCAACTGCGGCCGCCACGGCCCCGTCCCCAACATCATCCTCACCG
- the SLC39A1 gene encoding LOW QUALITY PROTEIN: zinc transporter ZIP1 (The sequence of the model RefSeq protein was modified relative to this genomic sequence to represent the inferred CDS: deleted 1 base in 1 codon), with amino-acid sequence GRPEPARRREAAPGPRSWPGAPGPRRGSPPPGLGLKLGAVAALLLLPLGCGLGPLCCLRHPAGTADSHSPGLSLLSCFAGGVLVGTCLLDLLPAYLAGIAAALEELRVPLQFPLPEFILAMGFFLVLVLEQAALAQQDRASPPAGEEEDEEEATAARALLAAGTPRAPPSPPSPPSPLRAGLLVLALALHAALEGLALGLQEAGGAALRLCLALLLHKGLVAFSLALQLLRGRLRRAAVAACLLLFALMAPLGVAVGLAVTVSGGGPRQRLCRSVLEGLAAGTFLYVAFLEVLPRELGGPRLRVPKVLALLAGFGLVTAVLFIRI; translated from the exons GGCCGCCCGGAGCCTGCCCG gcggcgggaggcggccccggggccgcggaGCTGGCCTggagccccggggccgcgccgcgggtccccccccccggggctggggctgaagctgggggcggtggcggcgctgctgctgctgcccctgggctGCGGGCTGGGGCCGCTCTGCTGCCTGCGGCACCCCGCGGGCACCGCCG actcGCACAGCCCGGGGCTGAGCCTGCTGAGCTGCTTCGCGGGCGGCGTGCTGGTGGGCACCTGCCTGCTCGACCTCCTGCCCGCGTACCTGGCCGGCATCGCCGCCGCGCTGGAGGAGCTGCGCGTCCCG ctGCAGTTCCCCCTGCCCGAGTTCATCCTGGCCATGGGCTTCttcctggtgctggtgctggagcaggcgGCGCTGGCGCAGCAGGACCGCGCGAGCCCCCCCGCGGGCGAGGAAGAGGACGAGGAAGAGGCGACGGCGGCACGAGCCCTGCTGGCGGCCGGcaccccccgcgcccccccgagccccccgagccccccgagCCCGCTGCGCGcggggctgctggtgctggcgcTGGCGCTGCACGCGGCGCTGGAGGGGCTggcgctggggctgcaggaggccgggggggccgcgctGCGCCTCTgcctggcgctgctgctgcacaaGGGGCTGGTGGCCTTCAGCCTCGCGCTGCAGCTGCTGCGGGGCCGCCTGCGGCGCGCTGCCGTGGCcgcctgcctgctgctcttcGCCCTCATGGCCCCGCTGGGCGTCGCGGTGGGGCTGGCGGTGACGGTGAGCGGG GGGGGCCCGCGGCAGCGGCTGTGCCGCAGCGTGCTGGAGGGGCTGGCGGCCGGCACCTTCCTCTACGTGGCCTTCCTCGAGGTGCTGCCCCGCGAGCTGGGGGGGCCCCGGCTGCGCGTCCCCAAGGTGCTGGCGCTGCTGGCCGGCTTCGGCCTCGTCACCGCCGTGCTCTTCATCAGGATCTGA